The following are encoded together in the Anaerobaca lacustris genome:
- a CDS encoding outer membrane beta-barrel protein — translation MNAKGVALLLWAAVLVVAGTGCSTGSGLECGVFGSYLDSDDLGKGYGGGAKVEINPIDVVSIDARASWIRFDDTEIDMIPLEVAALLNFPILFEHIVPYLGAGVGYYLFEGNGADLDDEVGFFPLAGLEIGLHKVSLLAEARWLFLETDVDSAKGELENITKADLDGLGVNVGLLFRF, via the coding sequence ATGAATGCAAAAGGAGTTGCTCTCTTGCTGTGGGCGGCCGTGTTGGTCGTGGCGGGGACCGGCTGTTCGACCGGTTCGGGTCTGGAGTGCGGCGTCTTCGGGTCCTACCTCGACTCCGACGACCTGGGCAAAGGCTATGGTGGCGGGGCCAAGGTCGAGATCAACCCGATCGACGTCGTCAGTATCGACGCCCGCGCGAGCTGGATCCGGTTCGACGATACGGAGATCGATATGATCCCGCTGGAGGTGGCGGCCCTGCTGAACTTCCCGATCCTCTTCGAGCACATCGTCCCGTACCTCGGCGCCGGCGTCGGCTATTATCTCTTCGAAGGCAACGGCGCCGACCTCGACGACGAGGTGGGCTTCTTCCCGCTGGCCGGTCTGGAGATCGGACTCCACAAGGTTTCGTTGTTGGCCGAGGCCCGGTGGTTGTTCCTCGAAACCGACGTCGATAGTGCCAAGGGCGAGCTGGAGAACATCACCAAGGCCGACCTCGACGGCCTGGGAGTCAACGTCGGCCTGCTCTTTCGGTTCTGA
- the efp gene encoding elongation factor P, producing MKASDMRPGMAFMIDDQLCVCAQATHVTPGNLRAFVQAKLRRLSDGVMVEKRLRSTEDVEQTFLDRRDMEYLYSDGTGHILMDNKTYDQITVSDEVVGEAIQYFKPNTTITVAVHNGTVVSLELPNTVELEVTDTEPGIKGATATKQMKEATLETGLKTRVPPFINIGDVIRVSTADGSYLNRAKE from the coding sequence GTGAAAGCAAGTGATATGCGGCCGGGTATGGCCTTTATGATCGACGACCAACTCTGCGTCTGCGCGCAGGCGACCCACGTGACGCCCGGCAACCTGCGGGCCTTCGTCCAGGCCAAGCTGCGACGGCTCTCCGACGGCGTCATGGTCGAGAAGCGTCTGAGGAGCACCGAGGACGTCGAGCAGACCTTTCTCGATCGCCGCGATATGGAATACCTCTACTCGGACGGCACCGGGCATATCCTCATGGACAACAAGACCTACGACCAGATCACCGTCAGCGACGAGGTCGTGGGCGAGGCGATCCAGTACTTCAAACCGAACACGACGATCACCGTCGCCGTCCACAACGGCACCGTCGTCAGTCTCGAACTGCCCAACACCGTCGAGCTGGAAGTCACCGACACCGAGCCCGGCATCAAGGGTGCGACTGCGACCAAGCAAATGAAAGAGGCCACCCTCGAAACGGGACTCAAGACGCGCGTCCCCCCGTTCATCAACATCGGCGACGTCATCCGCGTCAGCACCGCCGACGGCTCCTACCTCAACCGCGCTAAGGAATAG
- a CDS encoding SDR family NAD(P)-dependent oxidoreductase produces the protein MTNDSKTALITGASSGIGVELARIHAERGGDLVLVARRQDRLEALKADLETAHGIRAHLIVKDLARPEAAAEIHDELTSRGVNIDYLINNAGFGYGGFFHEQDWARNEAMIQVNVTALAALMRRFLPEMVARGSGRILNVASMAGFLPGPLQATYYASKAFVVSFSEAIGNELAGTGVTVTALCPGPVDTEFIEKANLRQAKGFARPVAVRGVAEAGYDAMLKGKPVIVPGLVSKLIIHLLLRLTPRRCATAISRAMMAKKT, from the coding sequence ATGACAAACGACAGCAAGACGGCGTTGATTACGGGGGCGTCGAGCGGGATTGGGGTTGAGCTGGCGCGCATTCACGCCGAACGCGGCGGCGATCTCGTGCTGGTCGCCCGCCGGCAAGACCGGCTCGAAGCGCTCAAGGCCGATCTCGAAACGGCCCACGGCATCCGGGCCCACCTCATCGTCAAGGACCTCGCTCGTCCTGAGGCGGCGGCGGAGATCCACGACGAGCTGACCAGCCGGGGCGTGAACATCGACTACCTCATCAACAACGCCGGCTTTGGTTATGGCGGTTTCTTCCACGAGCAGGACTGGGCCCGCAACGAGGCGATGATCCAGGTCAACGTCACGGCCCTGGCGGCGCTGATGCGTCGGTTCCTGCCCGAGATGGTCGCGCGCGGCAGCGGGCGGATTCTCAACGTCGCATCGATGGCCGGCTTCCTGCCGGGGCCGCTCCAGGCGACGTACTATGCGAGCAAGGCGTTCGTCGTCTCGTTCAGCGAGGCCATCGGCAACGAGCTGGCGGGCACCGGCGTCACCGTCACGGCGCTGTGCCCGGGCCCGGTCGACACCGAGTTCATCGAGAAGGCCAATCTGCGGCAGGCCAAAGGCTTCGCTCGGCCCGTTGCGGTTCGCGGCGTTGCGGAAGCCGGCTACGACGCCATGCTCAAGGGCAAGCCCGTCATTGTCCCCGGCCTCGTCAGCAAGCTGATTATCCACCTGCTGCTCCGCCTGACCCCCCGCCGCTGCGCCACAGCCATCAGCCGAGCCATGATGGCAAAGAAGACCTGA
- a CDS encoding alpha/beta fold hydrolase, whose protein sequence is MGADAGYLDIDGARIYYEDRGAGECVIFNHGFAMDRRMWDLQFDAFAERFRVVRYDMRGFGKSDLPVRSYSTLDDLYLLMDRLEIEKACLVGSSLSGSLAIEFALSWPARVTGLVLAGSNLRGYNHSDAYVKEYLRYREVARTEGMPAVRTVMLGNPLLRSAAKRPELFASIKTMLRDYSGFHLMKRDPHRVFYPRAIDRLDEITCPVQIIVGQNDIADLQGVTAKLIREIRHARHTVLPGVGHIVNMEASERFNEIVLDFLDSLSAAPVDDCSIGVCPRR, encoded by the coding sequence GGCGCAGGCGAATGCGTGATCTTTAACCACGGATTCGCCATGGATCGGCGGATGTGGGACCTGCAATTCGATGCCTTCGCCGAACGGTTTCGCGTCGTGCGATACGACATGCGCGGGTTCGGCAAATCCGACCTTCCGGTGCGCTCCTATTCGACGCTGGACGACCTGTATCTCCTGATGGACCGGCTCGAAATCGAGAAGGCCTGCCTGGTCGGCAGCTCGCTCAGCGGCAGCCTGGCGATCGAATTCGCGCTGAGCTGGCCGGCGCGAGTCACGGGGCTGGTTCTGGCCGGCAGCAACCTGCGAGGCTATAACCACTCGGACGCCTACGTGAAAGAGTATCTCCGCTACCGCGAGGTCGCCCGGACCGAGGGGATGCCGGCGGTGCGGACGGTCATGCTGGGCAATCCGCTGCTGCGGTCCGCTGCCAAGAGGCCGGAGCTGTTCGCGTCGATCAAGACCATGCTCCGCGATTATTCGGGCTTCCACCTGATGAAGCGCGATCCCCATCGGGTGTTTTACCCACGCGCCATCGACCGTCTCGACGAGATCACGTGCCCGGTGCAGATCATCGTCGGACAGAACGACATCGCCGACCTCCAGGGTGTCACCGCCAAGCTCATTCGCGAAATCCGTCACGCCCGGCACACCGTCCTGCCCGGCGTCGGGCACATCGTCAACATGGAAGCGTCCGAGCGCTTCAACGAGATCGTTCTCGATTTCCTCGATTCGCTGTCGGCGGCCCCGGTGGACGATTGTTCGATCGGCGTCTGTCCCCGCCGCTGA
- the lepB gene encoding signal peptidase I, translating into MNTIAVATTGQAVRNREPWLAASLSWVLPGAGHLYCRLWIAGIALVLLRIALVVGTLATLISPRIPMAVFLLVCLCGFGLLIGASTAAFRTTRKQNAGDFESLRTQTKDPWLAVFLSVIVPGLGHLYLRKWLVGIGFIFSSVVLRAWLLKQPWGMVPVTAWHLLALFCAYRATPKHRKSEPSLILPAVAFIGAVWLAGIPIGWALRSHVVDIGITAGSDMAPTVQKGARIVVNKLAYRWQEPVTGDIVLFAPPNHPSVAGPLPIVKRIVATGGETVQVRDGLVHIDGQYRELEALPHRHRAHAALREQPFPGTTCGISEPYHVPEGSYFMLGDNRSNSLDSRHFGAIPREDIIGKVTRVLWPLNTSPLYDREMR; encoded by the coding sequence ATGAACACAATCGCTGTGGCCACCACTGGCCAGGCCGTCCGCAACAGGGAACCCTGGCTGGCAGCCAGCCTGTCCTGGGTCCTTCCAGGCGCAGGGCATTTGTACTGCCGCCTCTGGATCGCAGGGATCGCCCTGGTTCTCTTACGCATCGCGCTCGTCGTCGGCACGTTGGCTACTCTGATTTCCCCGCGCATACCAATGGCAGTGTTCCTTCTCGTGTGCTTGTGCGGGTTTGGCCTGTTGATCGGAGCCTCGACAGCCGCCTTCCGTACCACCCGGAAACAGAATGCCGGAGATTTCGAGAGCTTACGAACCCAGACGAAGGACCCCTGGCTGGCGGTTTTCCTTAGCGTGATCGTCCCGGGTCTGGGCCATTTGTACCTGCGTAAGTGGCTCGTGGGCATCGGGTTCATCTTCAGCAGCGTGGTGCTGAGGGCGTGGCTTCTCAAACAGCCGTGGGGCATGGTGCCCGTCACAGCATGGCACCTGCTCGCTCTATTCTGCGCATACCGAGCAACGCCCAAGCACCGCAAATCCGAACCATCGCTGATTCTGCCTGCCGTCGCGTTCATCGGCGCCGTCTGGCTGGCCGGCATTCCGATCGGATGGGCATTACGATCCCATGTCGTGGATATCGGGATCACCGCCGGCTCAGACATGGCGCCCACGGTGCAAAAGGGAGCGCGCATAGTCGTGAACAAATTGGCTTATCGATGGCAGGAACCGGTGACCGGTGACATCGTCTTGTTCGCTCCGCCGAACCACCCATCGGTCGCCGGTCCATTGCCGATCGTGAAACGCATCGTCGCAACCGGCGGAGAAACGGTACAAGTGCGTGACGGATTGGTTCATATCGACGGGCAGTACCGCGAATTGGAGGCACTGCCTCATCGCCACCGGGCCCATGCAGCCCTTCGCGAGCAGCCTTTTCCTGGCACGACATGCGGCATCAGCGAACCCTATCACGTTCCCGAAGGCAGCTACTTCATGCTAGGCGACAATCGCAGCAACAGCCTCGACAGCCGGCACTTCGGCGCCATCCCCAGAGAGGACATCATCGGCAAAGTCACCCGAGTTCTGTGGCCTCTCAACACATCGCCCCTCTACGATCGAGAAATGCGATGA